AAGGGACCTATAGTACAGATATTGGAAATACCCTTTAAAACAAGTCTTTTTTaggattatttatttttttgataagcTAAACACCCTTACTGTTACAAGTCATGCCCTTAAATATTAAGCTGAAGACCACACTTTCATTAGAAAaaggccataaaaataaatacatcatctgcataagGTAAATAAAcctttttcataaatttaagtttatgCCTGCTACGCCCGAAATGTTCCAGAATATCATCCTAGAAATTGAGACCCATCAGCGTTTGGGCCATTTCCATCACAAGGGAACATTTTCAGAGCaccattttcataaatttccaTTACCTATACCACCGAATGCCATGATAGAAACAGAGAAATGGCCAATCCAACTTGGCTGCACTTTCATCAGGCCAACGCGTTCAATAACAATTCAGCGCGAGGGTATGGCGCAAATCATTGTGGGACTTTGCTCGCTTAATCAGTCTGCTGGGAGCTGTTATGGCTGCTGTCAGGGATTGCTctccgccaccgccaccgccgctgGGTCCCGAACTCCCGTTGGCAGTTTCAATTTCCACACATTCAGCTGTCCGACAGCAGATTGGAGCTCGTCGTCGCCAGTGCACCAATGCATATAAATGACGTAGCAATTGGAAGCCATTTGTTATGCGAAGCTCTTCTTTGTTCCACAATTAGAAATGGCCAACTGGGGACAGTCGTCCAACATAAAGACGTTTGCATGGCTTTAACTGCAGACATTTGCAAGATTTAAgatcgaaaaaataaacaaagaaagATTGTAAATCCCTGTCTAAACCAAAGGTTCTTTTTAGACATAGCTCTTAAGAATAttccatttttaaaacaacaaattgattttcttttttggaaaCTTTGAACTGCAAAAGTTCTTAGTTGTATTTCTTAGGAACTAGTTTGGGGGAAATGTAGTAAGTTTTGGCCACATGAGATTTGGTGTGCGTGGTTACTTAGAATGTGTTCATTAGAGAGCGGTTGCTTGTCTGCGATTCCATCGCCAGACCGTAGCATCATCGCACACGTAAACAAGGACACTGGCATCTCGTGAGAAGGCGATCTGACGTACTGTTGAGACACTGCGCAGGTTCTGCAGTGTGGTCATGTGGGCGCCCTCCGGATCACTGGGATCCAGCTCCCAAACGTATACATTGCCCTGCTGGTTTCCAAGAGCAATCACCTTCTGCCAGGGATTAAAACCAAATCTAACGAACCATATTTCACACTCATCGTATTCGAACTCTGCAATAATGGTGCAGGATGAATCGCTCGGCTTCACCTGCTCGAAGCTCTGGTGCAGTTGTCCCGGCTTCCAGCAGACAATGGCATTCTCACAGGACTTGGACAGCACAAAGTTGCCGAACCATTGAACACAGTCCACATAGTTCCGGTGTATATCCCTCGTGGAAAAGTCTGGGAAATGCTTTGTGACAGTGGGAAACGGCAAAGTGGATTTCTCTTGGCTAAACGTGTTGGACAGCTCGATCTTGTGCTGAAACTCGGGGGTATTCAGGCACCACAGCTTCAACGAATGATCCATACCGCTGGACACGATTCGATCACCGCGCATATTAAAGTCTATGGATAGCACCTCGTCGCGATGTCCCTCGACTCCACCTAAAATGGCGATGCAGACGTGGGTCTGGATATTCCACAACCTAATAGCATGATCTTTGCTGCCCGAAAGAAGCAACTGTAGCTTGTGTGGATGGAATTTGAGCTCGTTGATGGCTTGTCCATGTCCGATGTAGTTTCCTACCGCTTCGTTCTGTTCAACGTCGATGACACGGATCACACCGCGGTATCCAGCCGCAGCTAAGAGCGGCGCTGAGGATTTCAGGTCGTAGGACCAAGCACAGGTGTAGAAAACTTCATCCGGCTGGAAATGGCAAAGTATTCGTACTTCTCTTTGGTAGCTTTGTCTAAAAAAACTCACATCTGGATCGGCATAGCAGTGAAGCAGCTGCATTCCTCCCTGGCGCGGACACTCGTAGACAGTCACCCGATTGCTGCCGGCAGTGGCAAATACTTGGGGCTCCTCCTTGCCCAGTAAAGTATTGAAGGCCACGCCGAAAATGTTGGCTCCGTGGTTCTCCTTTACGTGTGTGCTTCAAGTATATACGCACATACGAATGAAAAATAGTGATTCCGGCTTGTTTGGACGCAACTTACTCGTATTTGTAGGCCGCCCGGTTCTTTGGCTTTGAGGATTTGGTGCTCCGGCGTCCACGCCGTTTGCTCCGTGTGCTGGAGGCGGATGGCGACTTGCTGCGCGATGTGGTGCTATTGGTCGTATAACTGGCCGACTCATCCTGTCCAAAGGCATCATTAATTATCATTTTTCACATCCATTtatcatttgttttttttccgttttgtttttAGGTTGGCTACTTACGCCACATGAGTCGTCGGAGTCATCGTTGCCGTTTTTCACTTTATCACTGCTCATTTCGTATGCCGCGCACGCTTCAGCTTGTATCAGAGCTGCCAATTAAGCACTCGATGCCAAAAAACTTTTAGTTTCCACACGAAAGAATCTTTAAACAATgctaaaatgtttttaatcaCTTTTGGCGGCAATAGTCTGACCGTCGTTTTCGATCACGATAAATACCTACCCGGCGGACGGTCATACCAGGGCACAGAGTGGCCACATGGTTACGATCACCAATCGATATTTCGATTAATTTGAAAGAAGCGCAAAGAATTTGAAAGTTTGAAATCCAGAAATGTCAAAACACATGCTTAATCAAGATAATATATTAAGAGGAacgattaaaaataaatttaggaCAAAGAACATGCCATGGTTTCGTATGTGGTAAGAAAATGTTAACATTTATGTACATAATAACATTGGAGAACAAAATAAGCGATTTTTTTCATGCCGGTCAAgtaggaaatttaaaaatcattaTTAAATGTCTTTAATTTTGAAAGACTTCTTCCATATTAAATTTCCTtctttttggcattttattaTGTAACAGTCAAAATTTAGACAAAATTCACTTCGAGGAACATTTACAATTACGCAGAGAGCGCGGGTGGGGAACAAAACAAGTGTttcaattatatatttttttttatttttgctatagaaaacatagataTTTACAAAAGTTGCGAGCAAGTTTAAATTTTCGGAAAGGGACAGAGGCTAGACAGAAGATTACAGCAGTGGAAATCGCAGACACAGGTCAGCAGACAGATAGAGATAGAAATAtataggagatagagatagacaGAGAGTTATGTAGAGTATTTAATTCTGGAGCTGTGTTGGTTGGTTGTTAACGCAAACGTCAAATCAAAAACGCAAATCGAACGAACGGAAAACGGAAAATAACAGTTGTTATATTAGAAAGAAATCATTTTTCAAGTACGTTTTGTTCGTCGACATGGACCTGGCCCAGGTGGGAGTCCTCAGGCGGCGCTGCCGGTGCACGGTTGCTGGATTACTGCTACAACTGCTGGCAACAACACTTCCCGCCGCCGCTGTGGATGTCGCTGGGGCTGTGGCTGTGGGTGTGGATGATGGTGTGGTTGCAGGTTTCAAAGTCGCATCTTTGGCCGAGCTCTCTTCCATTACCGATTCCCTTACAGTCTCCAGGGCTGGCTGTAATTTGCTGGTGGGGGTtgaggtggtggtggagcttTGGGTAGGTGTTGTGGCATCCTGAGGCGGCGGGCCAGTAGGTCCGCCGTGGGTTTGTGGTGCCAGCGAAACGCCCTTGGTGCGACTCTCTATTTGACCTCCACCCTCCTCCTGATTGTCTCCCGGCTCAGGCGGCGCTCCACCTCCAGCTGCCACCTCTTCCCCGGACTTTTCCTCCGGCTTCTGCAGACTGCAGCTGCTGTTGGAATTATTGTTATCCTGCTGCTGATCATCCCGCCCGTGGCTATGGCGACTGCAATTCAGGTTCTTGCAATTGCCATTGCAGCCCTCTCTGCTGGACAGTTTTCCCAACAGAAGGATATCGAGTCCAAAGGACGACGGTCAAGTGTTTCGCCGCCCAGCAGTTGTCAGTGAATATCAGCGAACCAGTGCAAATGACAATTTTTAGTTACGAGACACGTTGTTGTTGCATTGCATTCATTttgattgttgtttttgtgttttttggatGAGAgtttttattaagttttatgattttttttgtttttagaaaatagttttggcaatagaaagaaaaaaatatataaatagaaCATCAGTTGAGAGATTGTGGTAAAGCTTTAAGGTTTAGTAAGGGTAGGGTTAAGGTCCACTTCCCGCGAAGAAAGCCATATAAGATGCCCCAAATTACAAAATCAGCAGGAAATTTTATAATTGTTATCCTTAATTTTTAAGCAAAGTTAACCAAAAACTTCGCATGTTGCtggcaaaaaaacaaatgggAAACTGCAATCCAACCTCACTTGGCTATGTAAATCGAAGATTCGTGTAAAATGCGTGTGTTTTCGGTTGAAGAACTTAAATAATTCATGGGACACCCGAGGGAAAGAGGGGCTTAAAGGGTTTTAATTGAATGTgtggtaaataataaaaatctctGATGCATGGGGCTTGTATTGTGGCGGATTTCCCTCTGTGGCTGAGAAGGAAACCTGAATTCCGGATTTGAGAAATGCAAAGctttcgaaaaataaaaaaaaaactatcaaaaaaattcaaaaaagagCTGTTTTTCCAAACTCTATTTTGAAATTACTTTGCATTTTCAAGAAATTAACCTTTGAAAACTGATAGCGAAAAGTTATAGCTGAAGTAGTAGAAGTACATTTtaggtttttgaaaaatacacAGAGAATTTCATCTGGCGAGTTAATTATCGAACCAAGTAGAAGTAGATATGCAGATACACGGAGAGAAATGGCGAGCACAAACAAGTGAGACACCAAGATTTGAAGACAGAGAGACAGGTGAAATGAGTTAGGAACAGTACTTCAATAGTTAAGTAATTACGGTGCTGCGAACTGGTTAGAGGACGCTGTTCTGGGGTCTTGACCATAACTTAGTTAATTCTCAGATACCGAAGTAGATAAGTACACAGTTTATACGTTACTTTACGATAGCTAGGCTAAGAATTACGCGATCTCTGCAAACTTtaaaatgatgatgatggatTTTGATGAAAGATAGAAAATAGAAGACAGAAAGAGTAGATAAAATagttgatgatgatgaactagagtttatttgtattttttttagcaagGCAATGTATAGATCTTGATTTTTGAAATACTTGAACTGAAGAGAGCACTACAAAGTATGATATAGAAGTAGTTAGAAAGTTGGAAGAAGAAAATAGGTGAGATAGGTGAAAAGTAGTAGTACGTTTGGTTGGGTGGATTGGTATTTCTTGGATATTGATGTGGGCGCGCTTCGGATATGgatttaaatacttttatcATTTAGAAGAGAGATGTTAGACTTAAAAATCAACAGAGTTAACGACAAAACCAAAGCGCAAGTTAGACTCGATGGGAAAACTTACTCTTCGCTCTCAACGGATGAGGACGCAATCTGCCCCAACTTTGTTTTACCTGATGTGGGGCTTCTGCTCATtaacacagatacacacacacagtaacAGTAACAGAAACggatataaaaagaaaaatattcagATATATGTTTACAtagatataatatataattaaaaggCCACAAGGATGAAAATCAAATCTTAAGGTAAAAagggattatttttttttggtatccGATTGCAGAATTATATGATTTTAGATGTAAAATGGtcgcttttattttaattaataattatggCGGAAAGCTTGCCTTTGAGTgaaaatccaaaattttgaaactacGCAGCTTTTTTCAAAATGAAACCTATACAAGATACGTTAAAAAGCCTAAACCAATTCGTTGGGAGCCCCGAAAGAAGCCCAAGCTGAAGCAAAGTTGTCCTACGATCGATTCGTTATCCCAAGTTGCTTggaaagttttgtttttgggagaTGGTTTCATTAGAAAGGGGTTTTTACTTTCACCTACCTTGATTCGTCAATGAAGACCGCTTCGAGAACTCGAGCCGCATAATGCAGATTGCGCTGCATGTCCTCGTAGGCCACGGTCTCGTGATCCATGCGGCGGAGAAGACTGCGTATTCTAAggatttcataaaaattttattagttttaagatttaatatttgtaaaattaaatttatattcaagCATATTTTTGtcgtaatttttttaattaaaattttgaacttACCTCCCGGCCGCTTTGTTAAGGGCGTCTGGCGTATCGACGGCCGGCAAACTTTCGGTTTCCCATATTCCGGCACTGAACGAGAGATTCGAGGGCGACTCCGACTGACCGAGTGACTCGCCTTGGGGCTCGGCCGACTCCTTCCGAATGAAGGAGCAAGCGCCACCGACATTGATCGATGGATGGGTATTATTGGTACCGTCAGTCGATTCGCGACACGATTTCATTTCCGTTTGCGACAAAGTGGCTGACGAGGCGCCAATATTGTCGGGCATATAGTTGGTGGCATTCGGCGACGATGGTTGCATTTTGGCGGCGGCGAAGGCgatggcactggcactggcggATGCTCCCGGTCCTGATCCGGAGAAGGACACCTGATGGCCGGCAGACGCTGATGATCCGTTGCTACCAGATCGGAAGCCCAATCGATCCGCAAGTGGTTCGCTGATCGGCGTCTGGCCGTGAAGTGGTGCCCCAgtggtggcggtggtgctgctgctggaaaCGGTGGCTGAGGGAGATGCTAGCTGCTGCTGGGTGGTCTGCTGGGAGTCGATTTGCGTAAAGTTACGGCTATTTGTGCGGCGTATAATCGTCAGTGAGCCGTGTCCTGCAAAAGGTCCGATGGGAACACAAAAAGAAGAATTTCATTTAGTTAAGGgctgttttttttagttacttTTCACTCTCACTATTGACACATTGATTACGATACTACTGGGATCTAATGAAGCTTGCAAAGGGTTCAAAAAAAGGGGACAGTGgatcaaaaaaacaaatatgggGCTTAAACTTTATAAGTCAAGACTTGTTTTGAAAACTGGTAAAATAACCGagatattaatattaattttttcttgtttgtaccatattttttctgaaatataatatttagttTATAGTACCACTGTACCCTCTTCTttggctataaaaaaaatcattggAAAGTATCGAAAAGAAATCAATAATTTATTCCCATCATTTAAGGCCATTGTAGCATACAATTCTTTATTTAGTTTAACCCCAGAAGTGAAGGGCAAAAGCTTAACGAGCAGCGAAGTAAAAACCCTTGAAGAAGTTCCTTTTGGAAAAGCCATGCCCTTAAGCCACCCACTCTCCCTTAGCCCCATCTTAGCCTTCTCGTATCCCCTCTTGGCCGATGGCTGAGTGGCCTCATCCTAAGTTGGCTCTAAGCTGCCTTGCCGGGTGTGTCGAAAAAAGTGCAAAGGATTTATCTGGTAGTGTTTGTCAAGTGCCGAAGCAGGACGCAGAGCGCAGAAAGTCCTGCGGCAATCTATCTGCAAACTCCCCAGCATCCTCCTTGGCGGAGCTGGCTCGGCTGGGGGGGCGGGGAATCTTAACTGCATTCCATTTATTTTGACAGTGCAAGTTGGGAGCACCTCAGGAGGAGAAAGGTGACGGTAGCAGTCATAAAACCCGCTTTATGCTGCACTTATATTTATGTTACACCCGAGATTCCTTCGCTTAACTGCTAGATACGCCGGCAGTCTTTATCGACTCGGAGTCTCGAGTTTTTGGGATGAAATGTTTTATGCTCCTTTTACTGGCAACTCTTCACGTCCTTAATGACGCTCAACGCTCCATTTGCCCCCACAATGTTTTTCTTAGTCGGCGGGTAAAATTGCTGAGCTGGCTGACCCCATATCACCTGGGTTCGGCTAACGGCCAAGTGGAAATTGTTGGCAATTAAATGGGTCTTATGGCCATATAAAGTGCGTTTCGCGACTGGTAACATGATCGATGTACGCCCATCAATCTTGGCCGGAAATGCTTTAGATAGTGGAGCTGTCAGATGGAGTTGGCAAAGAAACTGAGGGCTATTATAATTAAGTAGATTATTTTCTCAAAAAAGAGTCCAATGTAGCCcaagaattttataaaattagtaTTTAAAACAGACTATCATATTATTTATAGAGTTCTTTACATTCCTCAACCCTgcaatgaaaaacaaattttcccAACTAATTAGGAAAAACATGCTGAGATGCATTTGTAATTAGACAATGCATCTCTAATCCTGGCACTGCCCCCCAAAGCACTCTAGCTGAATTCCCGCAATTTCCGAGCCATGTCGGGCTGACTTAGCCACCGAAATCTCCACCGCAGCTGGTGCAGGATACCCGGATGCTGGATTATGAAAGTGAAGTACAAGCGTTGCGGTGgcataaaatgaaaattataatgccAACCTCCCAGTTTTCTAACCGCCCATTGTCCCTGCTCGGATCAGATGatgaaatatgcaaaaaaGGACCACAAACATGGCCAGAACCTGCTCTCTGTACTTACTTGCCACTTGACCATTTATTGTCGCATTTGAGCCGATGCCCGCAAACTCGGTGACCGTGGGACTGGCTGCCTCTTGTCCGGGCGTAGTAGCTCCACCAACTGCCGCAGCGGTACCAGAACCAGCACCAGGTCCGTTTCCAGTCGACCCACTCGCTGCACCACTGCCAGATATGGCACCACTACTGCCGCTACCGCTTCCGCTTCCGCCGGCGGTGCCCGACCCAACGCTGCTCTCGTCCCGCTTGCTGGGCAAACTCTCCGGCGTGCTGGCAACTGAAAATGGGATGCAAAAATTATAGTTTAGTTTAAGGTTTTTCACAGATACTTTTTAAAGAAGAACCAGAAGAAATTTAAATCAAGTTTTTACACAAATTGTAAAACTATAAAGGACTTTATATAATGGTtctaatttcattttaataaatccgaataaaactctttaaaatgtagattttttttagtgtatCTATTCAGATGAATATATGCGTGCCAGTTCCAACAGGTCCCTGTGAGTGGCAATGGCAATCAGTATTCAAACTATAGTATCCCCGGTTGTATTCCCATCTACGTGAGCCCTAAATCCTTTTGTTGTCTTTCACTTTCTGGAAATCCCCATTTCTAATGCTCTCGGGCTTAGCCAAAGTGTATTTGTGTTgtgtattttgtttgtttcttggCCGAAAGGATACGAAACATATTCTTAGGGCTTTTCCTGATTCGAAATGGCAACTTTTACCTCAAAATAAACGATTGTAGCTTCAAGAGAGGTTTTGGTTTTGCTAGAATTTCTGCCTAAAGCATACTTTAAGGCAAAGTAGTAAAAAAGGTAagtactttaatttttttattttctaaagtttattattttaagagtATTTTTCCATCAACAATGCCTTTCACCAACTTCCGCGAATAAAAATTTTCTCGGGGCTTTATCCTTTTCTTCCGCTTCATCTTGTTTCTGGTTTTCCTTTGATTTGGCCTGGCTTATCCGTCTCCTTTGCCACTACAAGATTAGATTGAAATTGCTTTTGGTGCGTTGAAAGGATTTTATTAGGCCAAGTTAATACGCTTGtttcttattattttctgTTGTTGGGTGCAAGTTGCCAAGGCCAACAGCTGCGCGCCTTATTGCCAAAGTGGGGAAAACAATAAATGTTAATATATTTACAAAAAGATCACGAGTTGactatatttttgttttagtaaatTGTTTATTCAAGACGTGTCTTAGAACCTGGGAAGTCCCTGTTAGAGCAAAGAAATTACTAATTTCCGTGATTTATTAGTTTTAGTGTTTTTGCAAAAATGAATAGCTATTTTCCAGCTGTCAGTTTTTAGATCatactttaaaataaactttaaatcgTTACTGTTCTTAGATAATAACATCCAAATAATCGACCAATGCTTgaaactctaaaaaaaagcaaattttTAGTCGCATAATAGAACAGagttcataaattttattttttttaagagaacaTTTACTCATATATTTGCCTAGGTGCTTTTCTTACCAAATTAACAATAAAACAGGCTTAAATATTTGTCTTCACTTAGAGAGGCTATGTATACGCAGTCCCCTCcatatttttctataaattgaattaaactGGCTGTGAAATTATTAGTCTTGTCGAGTATCTCCTTTCCATTCTTTGTGAACATGCGTTTCCTGATCCTCATTGTCCTGCCGCTTTTGGCCCTTTTGGCCCTGACTGAGGCAAACCAAACCGTCAATGCCCTGAAAGCGGAAGCCACTTGTGCATGTGCTCGCATACATAATCCAGTTTGTGGTACGGATGGCAGGACCTACAGCAATGCCTGCGACTTGAGTTGTGCGGCTACGCGTCAAAGAAAGACCATTCGCGTGGCAAAGAAAGGACGTTGCTGAATAAACtccaatatttttaagaaaaaaatcaatacaATCTAACAAAGATGAGGAAAAGAACTGTCTAAattaaatatgtttataaAATCTAATTCAATAACAAACTCTATAGACCCCTTTCTACTAGGTTCTATTGACCCAAATGATTTTGTTGACACAAATGTTGGCATAGCTTTGCAAAaactgaaataaataaaagataataCTCGAAAAATACTATGTCATTGAATATTTGTATTCTCGATTGTTCTTTATTTAAACGAACTTGGGCTGTTTATAAGGAAGATCCCCAAAGAGTCTTTGAagtaattttgaatttaataaatatttaaataaaaaaaggtttgTGTTATTaaccttaaaataataaatgcgTTTTGATTATTACCTTGAAATTCAATTGGCTATAATCACTTAACCCTTGACTAACAAATGGTAATAAATTTTGTCCATAAACTCACTCGTTCTGAACTTTGAACCggtttattatatttttcaattattggtactataattaattaagttgTGTAATTATTTAACTAATAATACTGACAGCAAATGACTTACTGGCCTGAAAAATATAGAAACCAATAACGAATCATACACCAGCCCATTAAAAGACCTTTATTGTTTCCTGAagatttattgttttttaaagttatacAGCATtagttataatttattatcttttattgatttaatcTTTGACAGGCAACCCCTGGGGCCTCATGTGTTAAATTCGCCAATCACAGTGATCTATTTCTAGGTTATTGTTTTCTCTCAGTGTCGCATTATTTACGATTCGTATTTTCTGATAAGAACTTGAAACGCTATCAATTGCAATGTCGTCTGTTTGTGATGATAAGcctatttctatatatttcaCACTGATGATTAATACAAGAGCACTGATATTAAATTCTTGGGTAATTCCGTTTCCAGTTGATCAGGTGGGGGGTTGATTTTTGGTATTTAGCAGTTGCCACTCCTCAGGATGCCCATGCTGCGTCCTTTGCGTGCCTCCTGGCGACGCTTGCACTCGAATTCGCATCGGTTGGGATACGTTTTCAGGTTGGAGCCGCACACAGGGTCGAAATTCCGGGGACAGGGGCAGATTGCCTTTTCCTCCTCCTCGGCACGGCTGGGTGAAATGGCCAGGGCCAGAACAAGGCACAGGGCCAATAGAATGCTTAGCAATTTCATGTCGTCGAAGTTAATCCACGTTCAATACTGACTAGCTATGGCTGTTTGACTCTTTTGTGGGCCTAATAGAGCTTTGGCGGGGTTCGATTTGACTTTTTATCTTATCATTTCCCATTGGGCTTTGAAGTTGTGGGGGATTTTTATTGGCTTGCTTTGCTTTTCTGACTAAAGCTGGAATAATTGCTCAATTAGGTGGCTAAAGCTTTGTCAAGTTGCCGTCTTTGGTACCTGAAGTGTAAatcatttgcataatttatggcCCGAAACGGAGCAAGGtggtttatttatattttcattattatcGTTTAGTTAAATGACGCTAGAAAAAGCTCTTTCTCTTAAAGAGCTTTCTGTTCTCTTACGCTCTCTCGGCTTCCTTATCAGCGATCAGGTGGCACAAGGTAGTTTAGGAAATTTCCCGCTCTTAAAAAACGTGCCTCCCCACATTTCCCCACCTTTTTACGAGCCTCTTCAATAATTAATATGGAACGCCAGACTTTTGTCAGGCAATTTACACAATTGTGgttcaatttcaattaatttagtGGCTCAGCCCCCGGGGGAAATTCAGCTAAGTAATGTTCAGTTATCGCATATCTATCGACATGAGAGGTCTGTTTCTGGTTTTAATGCTCTTGGTTTTTGCCATCGTGGTGGCCCGGGCCCTCAATTGTCAGCCGTGTAAACTACTGGAGGCCCGAAAGGCGCACGCCAACGACACCCAGGCCCCTCAGCCCAAATAGTATTGGCAAAAGCTAGTGGAAGATGCGATCCAGAGAGCAGCTAGCAATTATAAACAGCTTG
This region of Drosophila bipectinata strain 14024-0381.07 chromosome 2L, DbipHiC1v2, whole genome shotgun sequence genomic DNA includes:
- the esc gene encoding polycomb protein esc → MSSDKVKNGNDDSDDSCGDESASYTTNSTTSRSKSPSASSTRSKRRGRRSTKSSKPKNRAAYKYDTHVKENHGANIFGVAFNTLLGKEEPQVFATAGSNRVTVYECPRQGGMQLLHCYADPDPDEVFYTCAWSYDLKSSAPLLAAAGYRGVIRVIDVEQNEAVGNYIGHGQAINELKFHPHKLQLLLSGSKDHAIRLWNIQTHVCIAILGGVEGHRDEVLSIDFNMRGDRIVSSGMDHSLKLWCLNTPEFQHKIELSNTFSQEKSTLPFPTVTKHFPDFSTRDIHRNYVDCVQWFGNFVLSKSCENAIVCWKPGQLHQSFEQVKPSDSSCTIIAEFEYDECEIWFVRFGFNPWQKVIALGNQQGNVYVWELDPSDPEGAHMTTLQNLRSVSTVRQIAFSRDASVLVYVCDDATVWRWNRRQATAL
- the LOC108131198 gene encoding trypsin inhibitor ClTI-1; amino-acid sequence: MKLLSILLALCLVLALAISPSRAEEEEKAICPCPRNFDPVCGSNLKTYPNRCEFECKRRQEARKGRSMGILRSGNC
- the LOC122321795 gene encoding uncharacterized protein, giving the protein MFSYRISIDMRGLFLVLMLLVFAIVVARALNCQPCKLLEARKAHANDTQAPQPK